A single window of Jiangella alkaliphila DNA harbors:
- a CDS encoding Ppx/GppA phosphatase family protein: MTRVAAIDCGTNSIRLLVTDLDPAANLQHDLDRRLRIVRLGKDVDRTGVLAPEALARTFETLHEYAAVIAELGADHVRMVATSATRDAANRDEFVAGVVDVLGVEPEVVSGAAEAGLSFDGAVRGLAGDGDAPYLVVDIGGGSTELALGGDHGVIAARSVDIGCVRLTERRFQADPPTPDQVASARADIEAGLDEAAAVVPISDARTLVGLAGSVTTVAAIHLGLAEYDSTAIHHSRIPAAQVRAISDRLLTLTHDERLAIGPMHPGRADVIAAGALVLRCVVDRAAVDHVLVSEHDILDGIAWSVV, from the coding sequence TCGATCCGCCTGCTCGTCACCGACCTCGACCCGGCGGCGAACCTCCAGCACGACCTCGACCGCCGGCTGCGCATCGTCCGGCTCGGCAAGGACGTCGACCGCACCGGTGTGCTCGCCCCCGAGGCGCTGGCCCGCACGTTCGAGACGCTGCATGAGTACGCCGCCGTCATCGCCGAGCTCGGCGCCGACCACGTCCGCATGGTCGCCACCAGCGCCACCCGCGACGCCGCCAACCGCGACGAGTTCGTCGCCGGCGTCGTCGATGTCCTCGGGGTCGAGCCGGAGGTCGTGTCGGGCGCGGCCGAGGCCGGACTCTCGTTCGACGGCGCGGTGCGCGGGTTGGCCGGCGACGGCGACGCGCCGTACCTCGTCGTCGACATCGGCGGCGGCTCGACCGAGCTGGCCCTCGGCGGCGACCACGGCGTCATCGCCGCCCGCAGCGTCGACATCGGCTGCGTCCGGCTGACCGAACGGCGGTTCCAGGCCGACCCGCCCACGCCCGATCAGGTCGCGTCGGCCCGGGCCGACATCGAGGCCGGGCTGGACGAGGCCGCCGCCGTCGTGCCAATCAGCGACGCTCGGACGCTGGTCGGGCTCGCCGGCTCGGTGACGACGGTCGCCGCGATCCACCTGGGGCTGGCGGAGTACGACTCCACGGCGATCCACCACAGCCGCATCCCGGCGGCGCAGGTGCGGGCGATCAGCGACCGGCTGCTGACGCTGACCCACGACGAGCGGCTGGCGATCGGGCCGATGCACCCCGGCCGGGCCGACGTCATCGCCGCCGGTGCGCTGGTGCTGCGCTGCGTGGTCGACCGCGCCGCCGTCGACCACGTGCTGGTCAGCGAGCACGACATCCTCGACGGCATCGCCTGGAGCGTCGTCTGA
- a CDS encoding SRPBCC family protein: protein MTGAQHDLTGTLHVALPPAEAFVLFTPRGEIAWAPGWEPRFAGPTDDDAAPGTVFETDAHGAPTIWVVLHRDPGRSVSYARVTPGERAGTVHVALRPGDGGGSDVTVTYAMTALTDAAAAELDRFAAGFAGYLRSWEEAIAALS, encoded by the coding sequence ATGACCGGGGCGCAGCACGATCTGACCGGCACCTTGCACGTCGCCCTGCCGCCGGCCGAGGCGTTCGTGCTGTTCACACCGCGCGGCGAGATCGCCTGGGCGCCCGGCTGGGAGCCGCGGTTCGCCGGGCCCACGGACGACGACGCCGCGCCCGGCACGGTGTTCGAGACCGACGCGCACGGCGCACCCACGATCTGGGTCGTGCTGCACCGCGACCCCGGCCGGAGCGTCTCCTACGCCCGCGTGACGCCGGGCGAGCGGGCCGGGACGGTGCACGTGGCGCTGCGGCCGGGCGACGGCGGCGGCAGCGACGTCACCGTCACGTACGCGATGACGGCGCTCACCGACGCCGCCGCGGCGGAGCTGGACCGGTTCGCCGCCGGGTTCGCCGGCTACCTGCGGAGCTGGGAAGAAGCGATCGCCGCGCTGTCCTGA